One stretch of Callospermophilus lateralis isolate mCalLat2 chromosome 11, mCalLat2.hap1, whole genome shotgun sequence DNA includes these proteins:
- the Nsrp1 gene encoding nuclear speckle splicing regulatory protein 1 isoform X2: MKQTKLEIQKALAEDSTVYEYDSIYDEMQKKKEENNPKLLLGKDRKPKYIHNLLKAVEIRKKEQEKRMEKKIQREREMEKGEFDDKEAFVTSAYKKKLQERAEEEEREKRAAALEARLDVTKQKDLSGFYRHLLNQAVGEEEVPKCSFREASFERTGIKEEKSRGYSDEVNSENRVLQEKCIIQTGVKKEENPDADSDFDTKSSEDDEIEENKMNCRRPKVTETSRNYSKHHRNQSHSPSSSEERGHGSRHHTKSSKSRGHEKREDPHQERQSRDQENYYTDRDHQKQKDSHRHREASHRDSHWKRHEQKDASRGRDQRERDDREWKRGRDREKYSSREQERDKQQNDHDRYIERGGEKEEKNKTKKEHMKIRKERYENNDKLRDREKQEVSVQPSERNRDRREGSPNSKAKDEFLDHERFSKIRNMEKDKERRKDKPSSSETSLGAKHRLTEERQEQDNEPERPPEAMSKFAKRNNEETVMSARDRYLARQMARVNAKTYIEKEDD, encoded by the exons CCAAAATATATTCATAACTTACTAAAAGCAGTTGAAATCCGAAAAAAGGAACAGgaaaaaagaatggaaaagaaaatacaaagagaACGAGAAATGGAAAAAGGAGAATTTGATGATAAAGAGGCATTTGTGACATCtgcttataaaaaaaaattgcaagagagagctgaagaggaagaaagagaaaagagggcTGCTGCACTTGAAG CACGTTTGGATGTAACCAAACAGAAAGACCTCAGTGGATTTTATAGGCACCTATTAAATCAAGCAGTTGGAGAAGAGGAAGTACCTAAATGCAGCTTTCGTGAAGCTAG TTTTGAAAGGACTGGAATAAAGGAAGAGAAATCAAGAGGTTACTCTGATGAAGTAAATTCAGAGAACAGAGTACTCCAGGAGAAATGCATTATCCAAACTGGTGTAAAGAAGGAGGAAAACCCAGATGCAGACAGTGACTTTGATACCAAGAGCAGTGAGGAtgatgaaattgaagaaaacaaaatgaactGCCGAAGGCCAAAGGTCACAGAGACCTCTAGGAATTACTCCAAGCATCACAGGAATCAATCCCACTCACCATCATCTAGTGAAGAAAGAGGACATGGTTCCAGACACCACACCAAAAGTTCCAAGTCAAGAGGGCATGAGAAGAGGGAAGATCCCCACCAAGAGAGGCAGTCCAGAGACCAAGAGAATTATTATACTGACCGTGACCACCAAAAACAAAAGGATTCTCATAGGCACAGAGAGGCCAGTCATAGAGATTCCCACTGGAAGAGGCATGAACAAAAAGATGCATCAAGGGGAAGAGATCAGAGAGAAAGAGACGATAGAGAATGGAAAAGGGGGAGAGATAGGGAGAAATATTCCTCTAGAGAACAAGAAAGAGATAAACAACAAAATGATCATGACCGATACattgagagaggaggagagaaggaagagaaaaacaaaacaaagaaggaacacatgaaaataaggaaggaaagATATGAAAATAATGATAAGTTGAGAGATAGGGAAAAACAAGAGGTAAGTGTTCAGCCTTCAGAAAGAAATCGAGACAGACGGGAAGGCAGCCCAAATTCTAAGGCAAAAGATGAGTTTCTTGACCATGAAAGATTCAgcaaaataagaaacatggaaaaggacaaagaaagaagaaaagacaaaCCCTCTAGTTCTGAAACATCACTGGGAGCAAAACacagactcacagaggaaaggcaAGAACAGGACAACGAACCAGAGAGACCACCTGAGGCAATGAGCAAGTTTGCAAAGCGGAACAATGAAGAAACTGTAATGTCAGCTAGAGACAGGTACTTGGCCAGGCAAATGGCACGGGTTAATGCAAAGACCTATATTGAAAAAGAAGATGATTGA